The nucleotide sequence TTACTGACGGAATAGGGCGCCGAACCAAGCTGGGTGAGCAGGCCGGCCGCGGAGGCAATGCTGACGAAATGCCCGCCGCCGTTGGCGAGCCACTTCGGGATCAGTATTTTCGCTGCCCTGATGTGCGCCCGCACGTTGACGTCGAGGGAAAGGTCCCAGACTCCTTCGGACGCGTCGAGGCCACCTGGCCCAATGACGCCCGCGTTTGCGACGAACACGGAGACGGGCCCGAATTCTCTCTCGGCGCGATCACAAAGCTCCCGGAGGAAGCTTCCGTCCGAAACGTCACCTTCAGCCGCGAAAGCCGAGCCCTTCGGGAGATCGTTCACGACCTCGGACGCGGCCGCTCCGTCCAGATCCGCGATGACGACCTTTGCTCCCTCTACGCTCAGAGCCCGAGCGATAGCGGCCCCGATCCCTTTTCCCGCTCCGGTGACAACCGCGACTTCGCCGTCAAAATCCATGAGTTCACAGTACGGCGCGCCGTGGGCACGTGCGGCCCTCCAGCACGGCCGGCACTATAAATCCCATTTGCTCGCGCATCGACACCTCAGTGAAAGTGGTGCAGGTGAGCACACCCCCGGTTCCGTCCCAGGACGCAACCCGAAATCGCCTGCTGCCGCCGGCGCTGATGCTGGTCAGCGGCACGTCCATGTACGTCGGCGCGGCGGCCGGTGTCTTCCTTTTTAGCTACATCGCACCTGCTGGCGTCGCCTGGCTGCGCATCCTCGGTGCGGCGCTGATCTTGCTTGCTGTCGTTCGTCCCGCCCGTACCGCGTGGCAAGGTCGCGCGTTAGTACTCGCCGCCGCTTTCGGGACTATCACGGCGCTCATGAACATCAGCTTCTACGAGGCGATCGCGCGGCTGCCATTGGGAACGGCAGTGGCTATCGAGTTCCTGGGTCCGATTCTGGTCGCTGCCTGGGGGTCTCGGTCGCTGCGTGACGTTGTGGCTCTGCTCGTGGCCGGCGCAGGGATAGTGCTGATCGCGGATGTGCACCTTGCGGGTTCTCCGCTCGGAATTGTGTTCGCGCTGCTCGCGGCACTGTGCTGGGCGGGGTACATCATTCTTGGTAAACGCGTCGCGGGGGCGGGGACCCCGCGTGAGAGCCTGGCCGTCGGCTTCACCGTCGCGGCGGTCCTGACGTCGCCATTCGCGCTGACGATTGTGCTGTCGTGGCAGCCGGACACTCCTTTGCTGCCGGTGCTGACGCTGGGCCTTGCCCTCGGTCTCTTCGCGAACGTCATTCCGTACGGGCTGGATCAGGTGATTCTCCGGAAAGCCGGACAGGCCTATTTTGCGGTTCTGCTCGCGTTGCTGCCGGTGTCCTCTGCGGTCATCGGCTGGCTGATTCTCGATCAATCTCTCGCTCCCGCGGAAATCGTCGGCATCACCGCCGTCGCCCTGGCTGTGGCGCTTCGCCGGCCAGGCTAACCCGTCCCAAATCCATCTGCGCAGGTCAACAAAACTGGCGAAAAACCAGGGGTTTCGTTGACATGTGCAGATGGATTTCGGGGGGAACGGTGTAGATATAGAGCATGACGTCGCTCAATGAACTGTTCGCCCTCGACCCACTGCTCAACGAGGAAGAAAGAGACATCCGAGCCACGGCGCGCGAGTTCGCGAACCGGCATCTCCGCCCCCACGTCGCTGAGTGGTATGAGGCGGGCACCCTTCCCGCGCGAGAGGTGGCGAAAGAGTTCGGGAAGCTCGGCATGCTCGGGATGCACCTGCACGGTTACGGGTGCGCGGGTGTATCTGCGACCGCGTACGGCCTGGTCTGCCACGAAATTGAGGCTGCTGACGCGGGCCTGCGCAGCCTCATGTCGGTGCAGGGTTCGCTCGCGATGTACGCGATCTACGCCTACGGCTCTGAAGATCAGAAGCAACAATGGCTCCCAGACATGGCGCGCGGCGAGAAGCTCGGCTGCTTCGGGCTCACCGAACCGGACTTCGGGTCAAACCCTGGCGGCATGCGCACCCGTGCGCGCAGGGATGGCGACGATTGGCTCCTCAACGGGTCGAAGATGTGGATCACGAATGGCACGCTCGCCGACGTCGCGGTCGTGTGGGCACGCACGGAAGACGGCATACGTGGATTTCTCGTCCCTACCGATACGAGGGGCTTTGAAGCTCACGAGATGAAGCACAAACTGTCGTTGCGCGCCTCTGTCACGGCGGAACTTTCGTTCGACGATGTGCGACTGCCCCACGATGCTGTCCTACCCGAATCGAAGGGCCTGAAGTCACCTCTCGGGTGTCTCTCCGAGGCGCGGTTCGGGATTGTTTTCGGTTCGATGGGGTCCGCACGAGACTGCCTGGAGACGGCGATCGGTTACGCGAAGTCACGCGAAGTATTCGACAAGCCGCTGGCCGCGTATCAGCTGACCCAGGCGAAGCTC is from Hoyosella subflava DQS3-9A1 and encodes:
- a CDS encoding SDR family oxidoreductase; the protein is MDFDGEVAVVTGAGKGIGAAIARALSVEGAKVVIADLDGAAASEVVNDLPKGSAFAAEGDVSDGSFLRELCDRAEREFGPVSVFVANAGVIGPGGLDASEGVWDLSLDVNVRAHIRAAKILIPKWLANGGGHFVSIASAAGLLTQLGSAPYSVSKHAAVAFAEWLAVTYGDRGIGVHCVCPMGVNTDLLNDAQLGGDEGELAYKAVTTAGAVLDPADVADAVLEGIRTGTFLILPHPEVLEMYRAKSADHDRWIGGMRWYQKKLSGSPKE
- a CDS encoding EamA family transporter, coding for MLVSGTSMYVGAAAGVFLFSYIAPAGVAWLRILGAALILLAVVRPARTAWQGRALVLAAAFGTITALMNISFYEAIARLPLGTAVAIEFLGPILVAAWGSRSLRDVVALLVAGAGIVLIADVHLAGSPLGIVFALLAALCWAGYIILGKRVAGAGTPRESLAVGFTVAAVLTSPFALTIVLSWQPDTPLLPVLTLGLALGLFANVIPYGLDQVILRKAGQAYFAVLLALLPVSSAVIGWLILDQSLAPAEIVGITAVALAVALRRPG
- a CDS encoding acyl-CoA dehydrogenase family protein — its product is MTSLNELFALDPLLNEEERDIRATAREFANRHLRPHVAEWYEAGTLPAREVAKEFGKLGMLGMHLHGYGCAGVSATAYGLVCHEIEAADAGLRSLMSVQGSLAMYAIYAYGSEDQKQQWLPDMARGEKLGCFGLTEPDFGSNPGGMRTRARRDGDDWLLNGSKMWITNGTLADVAVVWARTEDGIRGFLVPTDTRGFEAHEMKHKLSLRASVTAELSFDDVRLPHDAVLPESKGLKSPLGCLSEARFGIVFGSMGSARDCLETAIGYAKSREVFDKPLAAYQLTQAKLADGALEYGKGMLLALHLGRLKDAGQITSEQVSIGKLNNVREALEIARTCRTILGANGITLEYPVMRHASNLETVLTYEGTSEIHQLVVGQALTGENAFR